From the genome of Bradyrhizobium sp. ORS 278:
AGCCCGAATGCCGGCTGCAATCTCCGCTGTCGTCCCGGCCTTGAGCCGGGACCCATAACCACCGGCCGTGGTGAGGCAGGTAACTGCCAGCAACGTTCCTCGATAGCTTCCGCGGTATGGGTCCCGGCGTTCGCCGGGACGACACCGTTTTTTAGGCCCGGCCGGTGCGCTTCAACTTGCCCTGCATCGCCGCCATCACCGCGCCGAGCAGCAGCAACGCCGCCGACACGTTCAATGCATAGGTCAAACTCCCCATCGCATCGGTGATCGCGCCGACGGCGAAAGGCCCAAGCGTCTGCCCGACGCCGAACGAGATCGTCAGCGCCGCGATCGCGCGCGGCCAGGCGGCTTGCGGCAGGTTGAAGCGGACGAACGCCGTCGTCGCCGTGGTCACCGTCGAGAAGGCGATACCGAACACGGCGGCCGACAAGGTCAGCATGATCGGCGAATGGCTGAGCGCGGGCAGGGCGGCGCCGATCGCGTTGATCGTCAGGATGAGCGCGGTCGGCCAGCCGCCGCGGTCGAGCGCCAGCACGCGGCGCCACACCCAGGGCGTGGCGAACCCGGCCAGCCCGATCAGGCACCAGAAGCCGGATTGTGCCGCGGCGCCGCCGCCGAGATCGCGTACATAGGCGATCATGAAGGTCAGATAGGCGATGTAGCCGGCGCCATAGAGGAAGTAGCCGAACAGATAGATCGCCATCGGCCGCAGCGAGACGCGGTCGGCGCGCGTCTCCGGCGCGGTCGCGTTCGATGGCAGCCGCGTCAGGAGCAGCGGCACGATCAGAACCGCGCCCACACAAGCGAGCACCGCCCACACGATCCACCACGATCCCGGCCCGAAGGCCTGCAGCACGAACGGCGCGATCAGCCCGGAGATGACGATGCCGAGCGGCGGCCCGGCATAGAACAGGCTCAGCACGAAGCTCGCCTGCGCCGGCCGCGCCAATGCGACCCGCGCCGCCAGCGCGCCACCGGCCACGAGTGCGACGCCGGCGCCGATTCCGGTCACGAGACGTGCCAGGCTGAGTGCAACGAAGTCGCCGGTCGTCGCACAGACCACGAGCGAGGCCAGCGCCGCCAACGTGCCGCCGCGCACCGCGGCGAGGGCGCCGAAGCGGCGGGCCGTCTGCGATGCGATCAGCGCGCCGATCAGGTAGCCGGCGGCGTTCACGGTATTCATGAAGCCCGCCGCTGAATACGACCAGTGCAGCGTCTCCCGCATGTCGGGCAGCACCAGCGCATAGGCGAAGCGGCCGATGCCAAGCCCGATGATCGGCCCGAGCGACAGCGTCAGATTGGTCAACGCCGGATGGGCCGGCGTCGTGTCGGAAGGCGGGGTTGGCAAGACATGCTCCGGCGCGGCGATCGGCCGGCAAATCCTGCTGCTCGGCGGCGATTTTCAAGCACATTATCGCTCGCCCGCCCGCGACAGAAGACGTGCCCCGGCAATGGTGGCTTGCCAAGGGCGCAGGAGGGCTTTAGCACTCCGCCGATTTTGACAAGCTCCCGTCCTTGCCGGCCGCTGCCGCCGATCCGATCGGCGGCAAGCCGGCAATCCCAAGCATGATGGTTGCCCGCGCAACGCCCGGGCATGACCAGCCCTACGAGGACAACGACCATGGCGACCCACAAGCTCCTGCTGCTGCCCGGCGACGGCATCGGCCCCGAAGTGATGGCCGAGGTGAAGCGGCTGATCGGCTGGCTCAACGGCAAGGGCCTGGCCTCGTTCGAGACCGAGGACGGTTTGGTCGGCGGCGCCGCCTATGACGCGCACGGCGCCTCGATCTCGGAAGGAGACATGGACAAGGCCAAGGCGGCCGACGCCATCATCTTCGGCGCCGTTGGCGGTCCGAAGTGGGACGGCGTTCCCTACGAGGTGCGTCCCGAGGCCGGCCTGCTCCGCCTGCGCAAGGATCTCGGCCTGTTCGCCAACCTGCGTCCCGCCGTCTGCTATCCGGCGCTCGCCGACGCCTCCAGCCTGAAGCGCGAGATCGTCGAGGGTCTCGACATCATGATCGTGCGCGAGCTCACCGGAGGCGTGTATTTCGGCGAGCCGAAGACCATCACCGATCTCGGCAACGGCCAGAAGCGCGCGATCGACACCCAGGTCTACGACACCTATGAGATCGAACGCATCGCCCGCGTCGCCTTCGACCTCGCGCGCAAGCGCAAGAACAAGGTGACGTCGATGGAGAAGCGCAACGTGATGAAGTCGGGCGTGCTCTGGAACGAGGTCGTCACCGCGGTCCACGCGCGCGAGTACAAGGACGTCACGCTCGAGCACCAGCTCGCCGATTCCGGCGGCATGAACCTAGTGAAATATCCCAAGATGTTCGACGTCATCGTCACCGACAACCTGTTCGGCGACATGCTGTCCGACATCGCCGCGATGCTGACCGGCTCGCTCGGCATGCTGCCGTCGGCCTCGCTCGGCGAGGTCGACGCCAAGACCCACAAGCGCCGCGCGCTGTATGAGCCGGTGCACGGCTCGGCACCGGACATTGCAGGCCGAGGCCTCGCCAACCCGATCGCGATGCTGACCTCCTTCGGCATGGCGCTGCGCTACTCGTTCGACCTCGGCGCGCTGGCCGACAAGCTCGACGCCGCCATCGCCGCCGTGCTGGCGAGCGGCCTGCGCACCGCCGACATCAAGGCCGAGGGCTCGACGCCCGCGTCGACCACGCAGATGGGCGAGGCGATCATCAAGGAGCTCGAGACGCTCACGGCGTAATTTGCCCCATGCTCATTTGAGCCAAGCAATCTCCGCGCGGACGCTCCGCTCCCCTCCCCCTTGCGGGGAGGGCTATCGCATATGGCGATGCGGAGCTGTACCGGCGAACGATCCTGCTCATGTGTTACTCCGTCATGCCCAGGCTTGTCCCGCCTGCGCGGCCGAAGCCGCCCGGCCATGACCACGTGGAGAGAGACGAGCACATAACCGCGATCTTCATATGCAATAGCCCTGCCCTTGCGGGGGAGGGGTTGGGGTCTCCACCGCGTGAGCCCCGCTCGGGGCGCTTTCATCTTCCGAATGAGGAAGTGCTGGTCGCTTTCGTCGATGCGTCTCTCTCTCGCAGCGCATCCGCCCCCCGTCGTCACGTGGACTCATCGGACAGCATCGCCCGGGGACCCCCACCCCCGCCCCCACCGTAAGGAGAAGGGAAGCGCACCGGAGCTGGTCATGCAGCCCGATCGACTCATCGGCGCAGTCTCCAACCGCTTTGGTGCGAGGCGCAAGCCGGCCCGCCCGTCGAGCAAATCAGTTCGGCATTTGGCGCGATCGATCTCGCTCGACCGTCGCGAGCGCGCATCTTTGCCCTGCAAATCCGCTGCGCCGAGAAACTCATTTCCCCCGCGCGATCAGTCGCATCGGCCCAGCCGCCCGCTTCCGCTGAAATTTCTTCTTTCGTTTTTACAGAACTCATGCTCTCTTCGCTTTATCCCGTCTCGCCACAAGGGGCGTTTCGCGGTCGTCACGAGGCGTGAGGCGGGGATGCGGTGGCCGCGGGGGCTCGCAGCATGTCAATCGGCGTGCGGACGAACGAGCTCTTGCGGACGTGAAGCTGCGTGGTCCTGGCGCCCCGAAGCTGGCGCCAAGTTCGCGACGGTGCCTGTGCATCGCGCGGATGACGGTGGCTAACGAGCCGGACACCGGGGAGAGCGCAGAGTAAGCGTGAAGACCATCGCGCAGGGAGGGCCGGGTCAAGCCGGCTGTACCTGTGGTTCCTGCCCCGTGCACTTCTTCCTGCACGGGGGCCACGGGCTTCAGCCGAGGCCCGGCCTTCCCTGCGCCCTCGTTCCGGATGAGGGCGAAGACACCAACAACGCTCGGACGCGAAAGCGGGTGCGAGGCTGGATCATCGTGCCGAGAATCCGGTGTCGTCCCGGCCTTGAGCCGGGATCCATACCCACCGAAGCCGATGGGACGAAAGCTGGAGCTGCGAGATTGGGCGACCAGGCCGGACGGTGGTTATGGATCCCGGCGTTCGCCGGGATGACGCGGAGGGCTGGAGCAGGCGTGGGCGATCGGCGTGTCGCGATGTGTAAGCCATGTCCCCGAACGGCCGTCAGCCATGTGTCCGAACGGATGACCCGTGATGCGGCCATGTGGCATGGGACGACGACAGCGTGGGTCGCAGGACAGCAAAAAGGCCGGGCGAAAGCCCGGCCTTGGTGATCGGATGATGTCGCCGCCCTCAGTAGGGGATCGGAATCCGCGTCGGATAGCCGCCGAGATCGGACGGCGGCATCAGCGGCTGGCGGTCGATCGGGCGGTTCAGGTTCTCACGGGCGAACGATGGATAGCCGACGGCCGGCGGGAAGGCGTAGTCCGAGAACTTGCGATCACCCGGCAGCACCTCGGTGCCGCCGTCAAGGAAGGAGCGCCGCGTAACGTAGACGCGGGTGCGCGGACCAGCCTGGTAGGAGTAGTTCGGGCCGTTGGAATAAACCTCCGCGGGGCGGCGCTTGGTTGTGGCGGCCTCGGCAGAGGTGATGGCAAAGGAGGTGACGGCAAGACCCGTTGCGGCGATCACCGCCAAGGCCATGACCCGGGTCGCAGCAGGAAATTCAATCATCACGTCCTCTTCCTCGCGCCAAAATGGGCGGGCGCTCGCCATCCGCATGATCTGGCCCGCACAATATCTGCGTCGGCTGTGGCATCACAAGGTCATTCCCGCGACGGCCGCAAAGATAAATTCCGGCTGTGGCGGGAAAGTTGCATCAAAATCCGTGACTTGCCGTCGACGATGGCCGCGTCGAGGCGCTGCGACATCGAGCAACAGGCGGACGCGAATGATCGCTCAATAGGTGCCGCGCAGCTTGGGATTATCGAGCGCGGTGATCCAGTCGTTCAGCGTCTTGGCGACGGCGGGGGCATCGCAATCGGCGCGGCGCGGCTCGGCCTGGGTAAACAGATCGGTCAGGGCGGCGTCGTGGGCCGGCGATGCGAGCAGAGTGAGGCGATTCAGCATGCAGCCGATGGCCGCCCGCCGGGTCTGCAGCGCGACGCCCTGGCAGGACCAGCCGGAGATCCGCAGCGCCGGCACCGCGATGGTTTTCATGAAGCCGAGGCAGGCGCCTGGTCCGTCCGGAGCGCCGGCCTGGCGCAGCAGGGTAACGGGGCCGAACCGGCTGTCGATGATGCCCGCCGCCTCCAGCTCCGGGGCCGGGCGCCCCATACGCGCCGCCAGTTCGCCGACCGGATTGCGCATGCCGTCGCGCTCCGGTCCGATCCGGTAGACCTCGATCTCGGCTGCCGGCCGCTCGGCCCGCTCGCCCCAGCGCAACACGTCCTTTCGGCCGCCGGCCTGGTGAGTCACGACGGTGTAGGTCGCGGTCCGGTCAGGCTGGTCAGTCAGCCGCAGCGAAAAGGCGGGTGTCGCGCCGTCAGCAACCGTCCAACCTGCTTTGGTCGGGCTGGGATCATCCTCGCTGTCGAGCCGGTTCCAGACGGCGAGACCCATCATGGCGATCAGCGCCAGAGCCCCCACATAGGCGAACAGGCGCGCGAACGTGCCGCAGACCTCGTCCACCATGGCCTTCACGGCTGGCGGGACCAGGGAATTGCGGGGTGTGGCGACTATACTGGCCGAATCGGGACGCATCGAAGGCGAGACATCGTGGTAACGTTGTGTCAGGGACGTTTCTCGCATAGAAGCGCTGCCGCTTCCGTTTCCGCTGAGATGAGCGGTCGGCCATATTTCTTCGGAGAGTGAACGATGGGTTACAAAGTCGCAGTGGTCGGCGCGACCGGCAATGTCGGGCGGGAAATGCTCAACATTCTCGACGAGCGGAAGTTTCCCGCCGACGAGGTCGTGGCGCTCGCTTCACGCCGCAGCGTCGGCGTCGAGGTGTCCTATGGCGATCGCACGCTGAAGGTCAAAGCGCTCGAGCACTACGATTTTGCCGATGTCGATATCTGCCTGATGTCGGCGGGCGGCACGGTCTCGAAGGAATGGTCGCCGAAGATCGGCGCCGCAGGCGCCGTCGTCATCGACAACTCCTCGGCTTGGCGCATGGATCCGGACGTGCCGCTGATCGTGCCGGAGGTGAACGCCGATGCGGCCGCAGGGTTCAACAAGAAGAACATCATCGCCAACCCGAACTGCTCGACCGCGCAGCTCGTCGTCGCGCTGAAGCCGCTGCACGACAAGGCGCATATCACGCGCGTCGTCGTTTCGACCTATCAGTCGGTGTCCGGCGCCGGCAAGGACGCGATGGACGAATTGTTCTCGCAGACCAAGGCCGTCTACACCAATGACGAGCTGGTCGCGAAGAAGTTCCCCAAGCGCATCGCCTTCAACGTCATCCCGCACATCGACGTCTTCATGGAAGACGGCTTCACCAAGGAAGAGTGGAAGATGATGGCGGAGACCAAGAAGATCCTGGATCCGAAGATCAAGCTGACCGCGACCTGCGTGCGTGTGCCGGTGTTCGTCGGCCATTCCGAAGCCGTCAATGTCGAGTTTGAGCAGCCGATCACGGCGGACGAGGCCCGCGAGATTCTGCGCCGCGCGCCGGGCTGCCTCGTCATCGACAAGCAGGAGCCGGGCGGCTACGCGACTCCTTATGAGGCCGCCGGCGAGGACGCGACCTATATCAGCCGCATCCGCGAGGATGCCACGGTCGAGAACGGCCTCGCCTTCTGGTGCGTGTCGGACAATCTGCGCAAGGGCGCGGCGCTGAATGCGATCCAGATTGCGGAAGTGCTGATCAACCGCAAGCTGATCACCGCCAAGAAGAAGGCGGCGTAACGGACAACCGGTCCGCTCCCGCACATGGAGACCGAAGCCTTGCGTTCGAGTGTCTCAACGTCGTCATGGCTGGGCTGGTCCTCCACGTCGGTCGGCATGAGAGCGACGTGGATGCCCGGGCCTTCGCCGCGCCGAAGCGGCTTCGGCCGCTCAGGCGGGACAAGCCCGGGCATGACGGAGTAGCTCATCAGCAGGGTTGCTGTCGGGACAGCCCTGTCTCTCGATGTGCAATAGCCCGGCGCAAGCGGGGAGAGATTTGCAGCCGGCAGGCTGCATGACTTGGTAGGACGGCAGAACGGATCGCGTGGGGATCGAACGTGGCTGACAGCAAATCGACCGAGCCGGCAGCGGCGCCAGCTTCGGACAAACATGCGCCATCAGCGATCGAGCGCGGGCTCGAAAGCTTCCTGTTCAAGAGCCGCTGGCTCATGGC
Proteins encoded in this window:
- the leuB gene encoding 3-isopropylmalate dehydrogenase, with product MATHKLLLLPGDGIGPEVMAEVKRLIGWLNGKGLASFETEDGLVGGAAYDAHGASISEGDMDKAKAADAIIFGAVGGPKWDGVPYEVRPEAGLLRLRKDLGLFANLRPAVCYPALADASSLKREIVEGLDIMIVRELTGGVYFGEPKTITDLGNGQKRAIDTQVYDTYEIERIARVAFDLARKRKNKVTSMEKRNVMKSGVLWNEVVTAVHAREYKDVTLEHQLADSGGMNLVKYPKMFDVIVTDNLFGDMLSDIAAMLTGSLGMLPSASLGEVDAKTHKRRALYEPVHGSAPDIAGRGLANPIAMLTSFGMALRYSFDLGALADKLDAAIAAVLASGLRTADIKAEGSTPASTTQMGEAIIKELETLTA
- a CDS encoding aspartate-semialdehyde dehydrogenase, producing the protein MGYKVAVVGATGNVGREMLNILDERKFPADEVVALASRRSVGVEVSYGDRTLKVKALEHYDFADVDICLMSAGGTVSKEWSPKIGAAGAVVIDNSSAWRMDPDVPLIVPEVNADAAAGFNKKNIIANPNCSTAQLVVALKPLHDKAHITRVVVSTYQSVSGAGKDAMDELFSQTKAVYTNDELVAKKFPKRIAFNVIPHIDVFMEDGFTKEEWKMMAETKKILDPKIKLTATCVRVPVFVGHSEAVNVEFEQPITADEAREILRRAPGCLVIDKQEPGGYATPYEAAGEDATYISRIREDATVENGLAFWCVSDNLRKGAALNAIQIAEVLINRKLITAKKKAA
- a CDS encoding YbfB/YjiJ family MFS transporter, producing the protein MPTPPSDTTPAHPALTNLTLSLGPIIGLGIGRFAYALVLPDMRETLHWSYSAAGFMNTVNAAGYLIGALIASQTARRFGALAAVRGGTLAALASLVVCATTGDFVALSLARLVTGIGAGVALVAGGALAARVALARPAQASFVLSLFYAGPPLGIVISGLIAPFVLQAFGPGSWWIVWAVLACVGAVLIVPLLLTRLPSNATAPETRADRVSLRPMAIYLFGYFLYGAGYIAYLTFMIAYVRDLGGGAAAQSGFWCLIGLAGFATPWVWRRVLALDRGGWPTALILTINAIGAALPALSHSPIMLTLSAAVFGIAFSTVTTATTAFVRFNLPQAAWPRAIAALTISFGVGQTLGPFAVGAITDAMGSLTYALNVSAALLLLGAVMAAMQGKLKRTGRA